A window from Rhinoraja longicauda isolate Sanriku21f chromosome 26, sRhiLon1.1, whole genome shotgun sequence encodes these proteins:
- the LOC144606492 gene encoding claudin-4-like, whose translation MASMGLQILGIALCVIGWVGAIITCVLPMWRVTAFIGNNIVVAQIIWEGLWMNCIVQSTGQMQCKVYDSLLALSQDLQASRALTVIAIVVGILGLFISIVGGKCTNCIENEVTKAKVTIIAGILFILAGLLTLIPVSWSANTIIKDFYNPLVTDAQRRELGASLYIGWGTSGLMLLGGALLCCSCPPKDDNYTAKYSAAKSTASRNYV comes from the coding sequence ATGGCATCAATGGGACTGCAGATTCTGGGCATCGCCCTGTGTGTGATCGGCTGGGTGGGAGCCATCATAACCTGCGTCCTTCCCATGTGGAGAGTGACCGCTTTCATTGGAAACAACATCGTGGTGGCGCAGATCATCTGGGAAGGTCTTTGGATGAACTGTATTGTTCAGAGCACCGGGCAGATGCAATGCAAGGTGTACGACTCCCTCTTGGCGCTCTCTCAAGATCTCCAGGCTTCCCGAGCTCTGACCGTCATTGCCATTGTGGTGGGAATCCTGGGCCTCTTCATCTCCATCGTGGGAGGGAAATGCACCAACTGCATAGAAAACGAGGTAACGAAGGCCAAGGTCACCATTATTGCGGGAATTCTCTTCATCCTGGCTGGATTGTTGACCCTGATCCCAGTCTCCTGGTCAGCGAATACCATCATCAAGGATTTCTACAACCCGCTGGTGACCGACGCCCAGAGGAGAGAACTTGGTGCCTCCTTGTACATCGGGTGGGGCACGTCGGGTCTGATGCTACTCGGGGGGGCTCTGCTTTGCTGCTCTTGCCCCCCGAAAGATGACAACTACACCGCGAAGTATTCTGCAGCCAAGTCAACTGCTAGCAGGAACTACGTGTAA